From the genome of Bacillus carboniphilus:
TCGGCAAGGACCACGACAAAAATCATATCAACAGGTGTGATTTGAGAAAATTCTTTATTCCCCATGAACCTATATATACCAAGTAGCAGCAATAAACCAACAGTGAACTCCAATCCTATGCTTAGATATTCGTTCATATCTTATCTCCTTTTAAAAAGAGATGAATCTATCCATTGGTATACTTTATCGGAGCCATTTGAAATTTATGACCTCCACTATAGAACATAGAAGAGTATAAATATGCTCCAAATTATGGGAAAATCGCAACCTCTGCCTGGGTCAACCTTCACATTATTTACTTATTATCAAAGTAACTGGGACAAGGTTCCTGTCCCCTTGTCCCACTTTTAGTTTTTTGAAACTTCATACAACTTTTCACGTATATATAGTACACACTCTTGAAAAGGAGGGATGACGAGTGAGAGAACGCTTCAGGACTTATCTTCTGATCCTCTTATTGCTCATTACAGCGATTGGTATTTTCTTAAGCCTCAGGACTTTTAATCTGGCAAAGGAACTACAAGAGGAAAAGGAAGAATTGATTCAAAACGTTGCTACCTTAGAGGGAGAACTACAAGACAGTTCAAACCGAACTGAAGAGCTACAGGGAAAAAATAGTCAATTAGAAGAAGATCTTTCTTCCCTCAAAGATGAAATAGATGCCATAAAATCACCGATTCCATATCAAGACATTCAAGACGCCATCAAAACTGTCGAGTCTTATAAGTCAGTGGAAAAGCTTGCGGAAGTCAATGAGCTCCTTGCACGTGAAAATGGAATTGGTTTATACTTCATGAACCGTGAAGAGGAATGTCCATGTGGAATATCGTTTAGTAGTAGATCATTCGAATGGATACCAAACGCAGTTCTCGACCTTAAAGAATTCAAAATGGAAAACGAAAAACTACTTCTTACCTATAGCACTATTGATGACATTAAACATGATTACCAATTTGTCCTATCAAAAGGATTGGGCAGAAGTGAACCCATTGAGGGCTGGTATATCGAGGATATAAACCTCATAGCAAAGGAATAAAACATGGGACAGAGGTTCCTGTCCCCCTGTCCCTCATCCTTTAAACCGATACCCCACTCCCCAAACGGTTTCGATATACTCTGGGTCAGATGGGTTCTTCTCAATTTTCTCTCGGATTTTTCGAATATGAACCGTGACTGTCGATATATCCCCCATCGAATCAATCCCCCAGATCCGTTCAAACAAATCATCTTTGCTGAACACACGGTTTGGATTCGAGGCTAAGAAAACCAGCAAATCAAATTCTTTCGAGGTAAAAACTGTCTCTGCCCCCTCCACAAATACACGCCTGGACGAACGGTCAATCACAAGGTCTCCCACTCTCAGCTCATCTCCACCACTATTCCCGCTACGATTCACCAACCGTTCATAGCGTGCCAAATGAGCCTTCACCCTCGCCACCAGTTCACTCGGACTAAACGGCTTCACCATATAATCATCCGCGCCTAATCCAAGCCCACGAATCTTATCAATATCCTCTTTTCGAGCCGTCACTATAAGAATCGGAATATCCTTCTCGCTTCTCAATTGCTTACAAATTTGAAAGCCATCTACGCCAGGCAACATCACATCTAAAATCAATAAATCAAAATCCTCACGAAGGGCCCGCTCCAACCCAGACTGTCCATGAGTCTCAATGGTGACAGAAAATCCATCAATCTCCAAGTAATCCTTCTCCAACTCCGCAATACTTCGTTCATCTTCCACAATCAGAATCTTCTTCATCCCATCTTCTCCTCATAGGGCTTAAACTTTAAATAAATCGTCGTCCCTTCTCCTAACCGACTTTTCGCCCACGTTTCCCCACCATGCTCTTCCATAATCCGTTTCACGATGGCAAGCCCTAACCCGCTTCCTCCAGTCGATGCCTGTCTGGACTGGTCTGCTCGATAAAAACGATCGAAAATGTAAGGGAGTGCGTCCTCCGAAATCCCTTTCCCATTGTCTTTTATCGATACCATTACATACTCACTCTTCCTAACCAACCCAATAGAAATCCGTTTCTCATCCTTATCCAAATGATTCACTGCATTCTGAATCACATTCGCAAACACGCGCCTTAAATGCTCTCGATCCGCTTTGGTATAAAAATCCCCACCGTCATCCTGAATCTGAACCTCAACCTCAGCCCGCTCCAACTCATCCTTGAGCTCATCTATATAAAACTGAACAAACGTACGCAAATCCACTTTCTCAAAGTGAAAAGGAACCGCACTCACATCCAACTTCGAAAATAAAAACAACTCCTCAATCAAGTGGTCCAATTCATTCGCTTTCGTATGAATCGTTTGGATGTATCTCTCCATTTTCTCCGGTGTATCCGCCACACCATCCTGAATCCCTTCCACATAGCCCTTAATTGAGGTAATCGGCGTTTTCAAATCATGTGAAATACTCGCAATCAACTCTTTTCAATTCTCCTCATACTTCCTCTGCAACTCAGCAGACTCCTTTAGCCGTTGTCGCATCAACTCAAACACTCTTGAAAGCTGCCCTAGCTCATCCTTCCCGCCAGTTTCCACTGTAAAATCAAGCTCCCCACGGCTAATTTTTTCTGCTGCTTCCGACAGCTTCCGAACCGGTTTCTGAATACTATTTGAAACCACATAGGTTAACAAGCCATTGGTCACAACTACTAAAAGCAACAAGCCTACATAACGAAGCGGTAAAAACACCTCAAACCTTTCTGCATATTGAGCCGAATGGTCTCCATCAGTACCTTCAAACCCGGTTCCACCAAACAAAGTTATACCTAACACAATTTCTATTACAAAAAACCCAATAATGGGAATCACAATCATCGCGATATTAGACCAAATCAGTCGTTTTCGAATGGACATATGAACACACCTTACCAAATAAGCAAATTTTATAAACTACTCTCCCCATGTTATAACACAAATCTTAAATATTTCTTAAAATTAAATACATCTCTTCATAAAAAATAGACCAGTCAAGTTATATTGACTGGTCTAAAATAATCATCTTCCAAGCTTACCGTAATCTTTTTTCTTAACTGGCATTTGATTAATAAAATCAACGCTACCGTTTTTTTTTTCACAATCCTTGTTATCTTCCAATGTTCTTTATTCAATAGTAAACTCCGCTGTCAAATAATGCTCATCATAGTCCCCAGTATTTCTAAAATCCAGTAAATCTTTAACTATACGGTATTCTCCTTGATCCAAACTCCCATAAAGCCAATTCCAATCCACTGTCCATTCCGCCATATTTGAAGGAGCTAAGTCGTAGCCAATGGCATTAAAACCGTAGTCACCATCTAAGGCTACAGGGACTTGATACCATACTCCGTTAATCTTCTTCTCCAACGAAAAATATTGACCATATACGCATTGCTTGTTGGAGTGATTCTCAAAAGTAACAGTCAATCCAGTAGACGAGATTGTTCCATCCTTTACAAACATGGTTACTCCATCTAAGCTATTGACAGTCTTATATATGGTGGGTTCCCAATCTGTCGTTTCTGGAAACGGGTCTACATTAGCTTCATGTAAGAAATCGTCTGTTCCTTTAGCTGAATGAC
Proteins encoded in this window:
- a CDS encoding response regulator transcription factor, coding for MKKILIVEDERSIAELEKDYLEIDGFSVTIETHGQSGLERALREDFDLLILDVMLPGVDGFQICKQLRSEKDIPILIVTARKEDIDKIRGLGLGADDYMVKPFSPSELVARVKAHLARYERLVNRSGNSGGDELRVGDLVIDRSSRRVFVEGAETVFTSKEFDLLVFLASNPNRVFSKDDLFERIWGIDSMGDISTVTVHIRKIREKIEKNPSDPEYIETVWGVGYRFKG
- a CDS encoding HAMP domain-containing sensor histidine kinase, whose product is MIASISHDLKTPITSIKGYVEGIQDGVADTPEKMERYIQTIHTKANELDHLIEELFLFSKLDVSAVPFHFEKVDLRTFVQFYIDELKDELERAEVEVQIQDDGGDFYTKADREHLRRVFANVIQNAVNHLDKDEKRISIGLVRKSEYVMVSIKDNGKGISEDALPYIFDRFYRADQSRQASTGGSGLGLAIVKRIMEEHGGETWAKSRLGEGTTIYLKFKPYEEKMG
- a CDS encoding HAMP domain-containing protein translates to MSIRKRLIWSNIAMIVIPIIGFFVIEIVLGITLFGGTGFEGTDGDHSAQYAERFEVFLPLRYVGLLLLVVVTNGLLTYVVSNSIQKPVRKLSEAAEKISRGELDFTVETGGKDELGQLSRVFELMRQRLKESAELQRKYEEN
- a CDS encoding immunoglobulin-like domain-containing protein, which translates into the protein MKRYLCALFCMAISLTILFGCGSKNNSHSAKGTDDFLHEANVDPFPETTDWEPTIYKTVNSLDGVTMFVKDGTISSTGLTVTFENHSNKQCVYGQYFSLEKKINGVWYQVPVALDGDYGFNAIGYDLAPSNMAEWTVDWNWLYGSLDQGEYRIVKDLLDFRNTGDYDEHYLTAEFTIE